A part of Pristiophorus japonicus isolate sPriJap1 chromosome 15, sPriJap1.hap1, whole genome shotgun sequence genomic DNA contains:
- the LOC139281055 gene encoding eukaryotic peptide chain release factor GTP-binding subunit ERF3A isoform X2, whose translation MRRSHRLSPVYHPAETIGTLTAAGNNLSKAVSDFSGLDATDPSMEVSEPAAPVENGDTEAGPEESWEQKAEPSEAEPGGGPAGDGGPPLSTPVEMEEEEEVPTPKVAVAEPGAPRKEHVNVVFIGHVDAGKSTIGGQIMYLTGMVDKRTLEKYEREAKEKNRETWYLSWALDTNQEERDKGKTVEVGRAYFETQKKHFTILDAPGHKSFVPNMIGGASQADLAVLVISARKGEFETGFEKGGQTREHAMLAKTAGVKHLIVLVNKMDDPTVSWSQDRYEECKEKLVPFLKKVGFNPKKDIHFMPCSGLTGANLKERAENCSWYTGLPFIPYLDNLPHFNRTSTGPVRVPIVDKYKDMGTVVLGKLESGLIGKGHQLVMMPNKHNVEVLGLLSDDVETETADPGENLKIRLKGIEEEEILPGFILCDHGNLCHSGRTFDAQIVIIEHKSIICPGYNAVLHIHTCIEEVQIAALICLVDKKSGEKSKTRPRFVKQDQVCIARLRTAGTICLETFKDFPQMGRFTLRDEGKTIAIGKVLKLIPEKD comes from the exons GACTGGATGCTACAGATCCCAGCATGGAAGTCTCAGAACCTGCTG CCCCAGTAGAAAATGGCGATACAGAAGCGGGACCTGAAGAATCATGGGAACAGAAAGCAGAGCCGAGTGAAGCAGAGCCAGGAGGTGGTCCTGCTGGCGATGGAGGGCCACCTTTGTCAACTCCAGTAgaaatggaagaggaggaggaggtgcctaCGCCAAAGGTTGCTGTGGCAGAACCAGGAGCTCCAAGGAAGGAACATGTAAATGTTGTATTCATTGGTCATGTAG ATGCTGGAAAATCCACTATTGGTGGACAGATAAT GTACCTCACAGGCATGGTTGACAAACGAACACTGGAGAAGTATGAGAGGGAGGCTAAGGAAAAAAATAGAGAAACATG GTACCTTTCCTGGGCCTTGGACACAAATCAGGAGGAGAGAGATAAGGGCAAAACAGTAGAAGTGGGTCGTGCATATTTTGAGACACAGAAAAAACACTTCACCATTTTAGATGCTCCAGGTCACAAAAGCTTTGTACCGAATATGATTGGTGGGGCATCTCAAGCTGATCTTGCTGTCTTG GTTATCTCAGCCAGAAAAGGTGAATTTGAGACGGGCTTTGAGAAAGGAGGTCAAACACGAGAACATGCTATGTTAGCAAAAACAGCGGGAGTAAAGCATCTGATAGTGCTCGTCAACAAAATGGATGACCCAACAGTGAGTTGGAGCCAAGATAG ATATGAGGAATGCAAAGAAAAACTGGTGCCATTTTTGAAGAAAGTTGGTTTCAATCCGAAGAAGGATATTCACTTTATGCCTTGCTCTGGACTGACTGGCGCAAATCTAAAAGAACGAGCTGAGAACTGCTCTTGGTACAC tgGATTACCATTtattccctatctggacaatttGCCACACTTCAATAGGACATCTACTGGTCCTGTGCGAGTACCAATTGTAGATAAATATAAG GATATGGGTACTGTGGTTCTAGGCAAACTAGAATCCGGATTAATTGGAAAAGGACACCAACTTGTCATGATGCCAAACAAA CACAATGTTGAAGTTCTGGGTCTCCTGTCTGATGATGTAGAGACCGAGACTGCAGACCCAGGTGAAAATCTAAAGATACGACTGAAAGGCATTGAAGAGGAGGAGATCCTGCCGGGATTCATCCTGTGTGATCATGGCAACCTTTGTCACTCGGGACGTACTTTTGATGCTCAG ATAGTTATAATTGAGCATAAATCCATCATCTGCCCAGGTTACAATGCAGTGCTGCACATCCATACTTGCATTGAAGAAGTACAGATAGCG GCCTTAATCTGTCTGGTGGATAAGAAATCTGGAGAAAAGAGCAAGACGCGGCCTCGTTTTGTTAAACAGGATCAGGTTTGCATTGCTCGTTTAAGGACGGCTGGAACTATCTGCCTTGAAACCTTCAAAGATTTTCCTCAGATGGGGCGTTTTACCTTGAGAGATGAAG gcaaGACTATTGCAATTGGAAAGGTCCTGAAGCTGATCCCAGAGAAGGATTGA